The Cylindrospermopsis curvispora GIHE-G1 genome contains a region encoding:
- a CDS encoding DUF4040 domain-containing protein, whose amino-acid sequence MNDSYLYIIVALLPLTAGLLVTQVNPYHGLILRGVLGAIAALVDAVLGAADVALTEALMGTMLSVTLYAIAVRSSLVLRLGVMENELIVENQDGGIEKLIEDFRRVFSKHYMRLEVVTYNNQQALRNALISKEVHATCFPTLFRDEPTKTENQNYQTEVRVHRVYNIIESEILPRNTGLKNLEYVDILVPEEKHP is encoded by the coding sequence ATGAATGATTCTTATCTGTATATAATTGTTGCTTTGTTACCCCTAACTGCGGGTTTGTTGGTTACCCAAGTTAACCCCTATCATGGATTAATTTTACGGGGAGTTTTAGGGGCGATCGCCGCTTTGGTAGATGCAGTCTTAGGGGCGGCTGATGTAGCTTTAACAGAGGCATTAATGGGTACCATGTTATCTGTAACTTTGTATGCCATAGCAGTACGTTCTTCTTTGGTTTTACGTTTAGGGGTAATGGAAAATGAATTAATAGTAGAAAATCAAGATGGGGGGATTGAAAAACTAATAGAGGATTTTCGCCGGGTTTTCAGTAAACATTATATGAGACTGGAAGTTGTGACCTACAACAATCAACAAGCTCTCCGAAATGCCTTAATTTCTAAAGAGGTTCATGCTACCTGTTTCCCCACCTTATTTAGGGATGAGCCAACAAAAACTGAAAACCAGAATTATCAAACAGAAGTTAGAGTTCACCGTGTTTATAACATCATTGAGAGTGAAATCCTGCCAAGAAATACAGGGTTAAAAAATTTAGAATATGTTGATATTTTA